One region of Mus musculus strain C57BL/6J chromosome 3, GRCm38.p6 C57BL/6J genomic DNA includes:
- the Tdo2 gene encoding tryptophan 2,3-dioxygenase, translating into MSGCPFAGNSVGYTLKNVSMEDNEEDRAQTGVNRASKGGLIYGNYLQLEKILNAQELQSEVKGNKIHDEHLFIITHQAYELWFKQILWELDSVREIFQNGHVRDERNMLKVIARMHRVVVIFKLLVQQFSVLETMTALDFNDFREYLSPASGFQSLQFRLLENKIGVLQSLRVPYNRKHYRDNFGGDYNELLLKSEQEQTLLQLVEAWLERTPGLEPNGFNFWGKFEKNILKGLEEEFLRIQAKTDSEEKEEQMAEFRKQKEVLLCLFDEKRHDYLLSKGERRLSYRALQGALMIYFYREEPRFQVPFQLLTSLMDIDTLMTKWRYNHVCMVHRMLGTKAGTGGSSGYHYLRSTVSDRYKVFVDLFNLSTYLVPRHWVPKMNPIIHKFLYTAEYSDSSYFSSDESD; encoded by the exons ATGAGTGGGTGCCCGTTTGCAGGAAACAGTGTAGG ATACACTTTGAAAAACGTATCTATGGAGGACAATGAAGAAGACAGAGCTCAAACTGGTGTAAACAGAGCCAGCAAAGGAGGACTTATCTATGGCAATTACTTGCAG ttGGAAAAGATTTTGAATGCGCAAGAACTTCAGAGTGAAGTAAAAGGGAACAAAATCCATGACGAGCACCTATTCATCATAACTCATCAAG cTTATGAACTTTGGTTTAAACAAATCCTCTGGGAACTAGATTCTGTTCGTGAAATCTTCCAAAATGGCCAT GTCAGGGATGAGAGGAACATGCTCAAGGTGATAGCTCGGATGCATCGTGTGGTGGTCATCTTCAAGCTCCTGGTACAGCAGTTCTCGGTTCTGGAAACAATGACTGCTTTGGACTTCAATGACTTCAG AGAATACCTGTCTCCAGCATCAGGCTTCCAGAGTCTACAGTTCCGGCTGCTGGAAAATAAGATTGGTGTTCTTCAGAGCTTGAGAGTCCCTTACAACAGGAAACACTATCGTGATAACTTTGGAGGAGACTACAATGAGCTGTTGCTGAAATCAGAGCAGGAGCAGACGCTGTTGCAGCTGGTGGAG GCATGGCTGGAAAGAACACCTGGTTTAgagccaaatggatttaatttctGGGGAAAGTTTGAAAAAAATATCTTGAAAGGCCTGGAAGAAGAATTTCTAAGGATTCAG GCTAAAACCGACTctgaagaaaaagaggaacagaTGGCAGAGTTCCGGAAGCAGAAGGAGGTGCTGCTCTGCTTGTTTGATGAGAAGCGTCATGACTACCTTCTGAGTAAAG GTGAACGACGACTGTCATACCGTGCACTCCAGGGAGCACTGATGATATATTTTTACag GGAGGAGCCTCGATTCCAGGTCCCTTTCCAGCTGCTGACCTCACTTATGGACATTGACACGCTCATGACCAAATGGAGAT ATAATCATGTGTGCATGGTGCACAGAATGCTGGGCACCAAGGCTGGCACTGGGGGATCCTCAGGCTATCATTACCTGCGTTCAACTGTGAG CGACAGGTACAAGGTTTTTGTGGATTTATTTAACCTCTCAACATATCTGGTTCCCAGACACTGGGTACCAAAGATGAATCCGATCATTCACAAATTCCTTTACACAGCCGAGTACAGTGACAGCTCTTACTTCAGCAGCGATGAATCGGATTGA